One Nitrospirota bacterium genomic window carries:
- a CDS encoding glycosyltransferase family 2 protein — MLKNITVIIPNYNGLVYLGDCLNSLRNQTYKSFETIVVDNGSTDGSVDFIKENFPEIRLISFNENTGFSHACNAAIKASESPFIALLNNDTEVSPQWLSALFEVMNSEEETGMVASKILLDKTTIDSTGMLIYPDGIGRQRGRGETDAGQYDDRTEILYPSGCACLIRRKMLDDIGLLDEDFFAYCEDVDLGLRCRIAGWGAVYSPDAVVYHKYSETGGKYSLFKAFLVERNRIWVAVKNFPLEFIIGSPFYTFKRYLYQAYSIITKRGSTARFAEGASASAMVLMFLKAYGVAILKIPLMLTKRFFIKKRISASEFSRLLKKHEVSASELILKD, encoded by the coding sequence ATGTTGAAAAACATCACAGTGATAATTCCTAACTACAATGGGCTTGTGTATCTTGGTGATTGCCTTAACTCTCTGAGAAACCAGACTTACAAAAGTTTTGAGACAATTGTTGTGGATAACGGCTCAACTGACGGCTCAGTCGATTTTATTAAGGAAAACTTTCCAGAAATAAGACTGATTTCCTTTAATGAAAACACCGGTTTTTCACATGCCTGTAATGCTGCGATTAAAGCCTCAGAAAGCCCCTTTATCGCACTCTTAAATAACGACACAGAGGTCTCCCCTCAATGGCTTTCCGCCCTTTTTGAAGTAATGAACAGTGAGGAAGAAACTGGGATGGTGGCCTCTAAAATTCTACTTGATAAAACAACAATAGACTCTACAGGAATGTTAATTTATCCTGATGGCATAGGACGTCAAAGGGGCAGAGGAGAGACCGATGCGGGGCAGTATGACGACAGAACCGAAATCCTTTATCCAAGCGGCTGTGCCTGCCTCATAAGGCGGAAAATGCTTGATGATATTGGCCTTCTTGATGAGGATTTCTTTGCCTACTGCGAGGATGTGGATTTGGGACTAAGATGCAGGATTGCCGGCTGGGGCGCTGTGTACAGTCCGGATGCCGTGGTGTACCACAAGTATTCCGAAACCGGAGGTAAATATTCCCTGTTTAAGGCGTTTCTTGTTGAAAGAAACCGGATTTGGGTAGCAGTTAAAAATTTCCCTCTGGAATTTATAATCGGCTCGCCTTTTTACACTTTTAAGCGATATTTATATCAGGCATATTCCATTATAACCAAAAGAGGAAGCACTGCAAGGTTTGCCGAGGGAGCGAGTGCCTCAGCCATGGTTCTAATGTTTTTAAAGGCATATGGTGTAGCAATACTGAAAATTCCTTTAATGTTGACCAAGAGGTTTTTTATAAAGAAAAGGATTTCAGCTTCAGAGTTTTCACGTCTTTTGAAAAAACACGAGGTGTCAGCGTCAGAGCTGATTTTAAAGGATTGA
- a CDS encoding tetratricopeptide repeat protein produces the protein MNGMKNISEKLKRNKTLQAVLILTLAFAAYSNTLNVPFQMDDAGNIINNALIKDYRNFINPFAIGSGTMEYGFKSRFAGYFTFALNYWISGADVFSYHVFNIAVHMVNSLLVLILVKLLLNTPLFSDNCKDIAAYKYLPFLTAMVFALHPVQTQAVTYIVQRLTSLCSLFYLAAVVLYITARVSTSKKRFFYYALSAISAVLAMKTKETAFTLPFMLTLIEFSFFTDNFKRKLKNLFPFYLTLIIIPLTLYGGSAKTGGALAESLSVVSYDEISRGDYLRTQFPVIVRYLKLLCLPIGQNLDYDFPVFKSFFNLRVLLSFLLLLGIFLFALYLYKISKSHPIAKLAGFGILWFFLALSVESSVIPIADVIFEHRLYLPSVGLFLTVLMGVSYLTAKLERKNSGLKKYLIILTAVITLILLVLTYKRNSVWGNSVTLWQDTALKSPGKARPHNNFGNALFANGQIDAALKEYIEAVRLKPVYYEARYNLGKAYEKLKRTDLAEKQYVESIRLKPDFAEAFNNLAGIYEKRGDKPLAFSYYSKAVALKPDFPEAINNIGQMYESAGKFDAAMQRYQKALRVDPSYEATYNNLGNLYFKLRRFPEAISHYQRAIVLNPDFAEAHNNLGNCYDETGDLTEAITQYTLAVRLKPDFAEAHNNLGTAYARVGRVSEARQQYDEALKLKPNYGEAAYNLGLLKR, from the coding sequence ATGAACGGCATGAAAAACATATCAGAAAAACTAAAAAGAAATAAAACACTTCAGGCTGTTTTAATATTAACACTGGCGTTTGCTGCCTATTCAAACACCCTCAACGTTCCTTTTCAGATGGATGATGCCGGTAACATCATAAACAATGCTCTGATTAAAGACTACAGGAATTTCATTAACCCTTTTGCTATAGGTTCAGGGACTATGGAGTATGGGTTTAAATCACGCTTTGCCGGATACTTCACGTTTGCCCTCAACTATTGGATTTCTGGCGCTGATGTTTTTAGCTACCACGTGTTTAATATTGCCGTGCATATGGTTAATTCATTGCTTGTACTTATTTTGGTAAAGTTATTACTCAATACGCCACTCTTTTCTGATAACTGCAAAGACATCGCTGCTTACAAATATTTACCGTTTCTGACGGCAATGGTTTTTGCTCTGCATCCGGTTCAAACACAGGCAGTTACATACATAGTTCAGAGGCTAACCTCCCTCTGCTCACTTTTTTATCTCGCAGCAGTGGTTTTATACATTACTGCGAGAGTCAGCACATCTAAGAAACGTTTCTTTTATTATGCGCTTTCTGCCATTTCCGCAGTGCTCGCTATGAAGACCAAAGAAACTGCATTTACCCTGCCCTTTATGCTTACTCTCATAGAGTTTTCGTTTTTTACTGATAATTTCAAAAGAAAACTTAAAAACCTTTTCCCATTTTATTTAACTCTTATAATAATTCCATTAACTTTGTACGGTGGTTCAGCTAAAACCGGAGGGGCTTTAGCTGAGAGCTTATCAGTTGTAAGTTACGATGAAATCTCACGCGGCGACTATCTCCGTACGCAATTTCCTGTTATTGTCAGGTATCTGAAGCTCTTGTGTTTACCAATTGGGCAAAACCTTGATTATGATTTTCCTGTTTTTAAGAGTTTTTTTAACCTGAGAGTTCTGCTTTCGTTTTTGCTGCTTTTGGGGATTTTCTTATTTGCTCTCTACTTGTATAAAATATCAAAATCCCATCCGATAGCAAAATTGGCAGGATTTGGTATTTTATGGTTTTTTCTGGCTCTCTCAGTTGAATCCTCAGTCATACCTATAGCGGACGTAATCTTTGAACACAGATTGTATTTACCCTCTGTTGGGTTGTTTCTGACGGTGCTTATGGGGGTCTCATATTTGACGGCAAAGTTGGAAAGGAAAAACTCTGGCCTTAAAAAATATTTAATCATATTGACAGCCGTAATAACCTTAATACTTTTGGTGTTAACTTACAAGAGAAATTCAGTATGGGGCAACAGTGTAACTCTTTGGCAGGATACGGCGCTAAAAAGCCCGGGGAAAGCCCGTCCTCACAATAATTTTGGCAACGCACTGTTTGCTAACGGACAAATTGATGCCGCCCTTAAAGAATACATTGAAGCTGTAAGGTTAAAGCCTGTGTACTACGAGGCAAGATACAACCTTGGTAAGGCGTATGAGAAGTTAAAAAGAACTGATTTGGCAGAAAAACAATATGTAGAGTCTATAAGGTTAAAACCTGACTTTGCCGAGGCATTTAACAATCTTGCTGGTATCTATGAAAAAAGAGGAGACAAACCACTTGCTTTTTCATATTACTCAAAGGCTGTTGCATTGAAACCTGATTTTCCTGAGGCAATTAACAATATCGGCCAGATGTACGAATCTGCCGGAAAATTTGATGCAGCTATGCAACGATACCAGAAGGCTTTACGAGTTGACCCCTCGTATGAGGCAACTTATAATAACCTTGGGAATTTATACTTTAAACTCAGACGTTTTCCTGAAGCCATAAGCCACTATCAGAGGGCGATAGTACTGAACCCTGATTTTGCCGAGGCTCATAATAACCTCGGAAATTGTTATGATGAAACAGGAGACCTTACAGAAGCTATAACTCAATACACTCTTGCTGTTAGACTAAAACCCGACTTTGCCGAGGCTCATAATAATCTTGGAACGGCCTATGCCCGTGTGGGAAGAGTCTCTGAGGCAAGGCAGCAATATGATGAGGCGCTCAAATTAAAACCAAATTACGGGGAGGCCGCTTATAACCTTGGACTTCTTAAGCGATAA
- a CDS encoding molybdenum cofactor guanylyltransferase, with translation MTHKMAGALLSGGENSRFPYPKGLIKIGGTTIMEKTLRLFNECFTEVLLSTNNPEIYFSIAPLYEHKPVALIGDVYDIRGPMTGIFSCLLNCNYDNMFVAACDMPFIEKEAVELMIRYAHDNPDFDAVVPLCEGVPEPLFAIYNKAVLPVMEKSLKGGQKSLKILLKEINTKYIDGSDFTVGNCKNNCFININTLENLKEIEDCL, from the coding sequence GTGACTCATAAGATGGCCGGTGCACTACTGTCTGGCGGTGAAAACAGCCGCTTTCCATATCCTAAAGGGCTCATAAAAATCGGCGGCACAACCATCATGGAGAAAACACTAAGACTATTCAATGAGTGTTTTACAGAGGTCTTGTTAAGTACAAACAATCCTGAAATATATTTTTCTATTGCACCGCTTTATGAACACAAACCTGTTGCGCTAATTGGAGACGTTTATGATATAAGGGGACCTATGACCGGTATTTTTTCGTGTCTGTTAAACTGCAACTATGATAATATGTTTGTGGCTGCCTGTGATATGCCTTTTATTGAAAAAGAGGCTGTGGAACTGATGATTCGCTACGCACATGACAATCCTGATTTTGATGCTGTTGTACCGTTATGTGAGGGAGTGCCTGAGCCGCTTTTTGCCATTTATAATAAGGCTGTCTTGCCTGTCATGGAAAAATCTCTTAAGGGCGGACAAAAGTCCTTGAAAATTTTATTAAAAGAGATAAATACTAAGTACATTGATGGGTCGGATTTTACAGTGGGTAATTGTAAAAATAATTGTTTTATAAATATAAACACATTAGAAAACCTGAAAGAAATTGAGGATTGTCTTTGA
- a CDS encoding tetratricopeptide repeat protein, with the protein MRLGVRFTQNVYIQVLALVSLVFLAYSNTFNVPFMLDDFVNITDNNIIKDYRNFLNPLRVGQGNMETEFRSRFIGYLSFGINYHFSGTDVKAYHITNVAIHILNTVLVFFLLKIILKTPYFSKEEIHECRTDFSFLPFLSALFFGLHPIETQSITYIVQRFSSLAAFFCLLSLFFYIRARLNNYNRPKVFMGYVLPLFFMLLSIKTKELAVIIPLLIFLIDTVFFGGSIKRKIFNVLPFLLLTLIVPLTILSSNARHSDESLLSENLFIGSHGVITSKHYLLTQFRVIVSYIRLLFVPVGQNFDYDFPVYKTLFNPQVFFSFLFLSGIVLFSFYLFKKSGRNPVIRLISFGIFWFFITLLPESSVIPIADVIFEHRLYLPSIGFLMSFSAGLIFLSEKMKKNTYNVSGVLALILLVLLGVLTYKRNSLWQDGVLIWEDAAKKSPLKVRPHNSLGNAYLLRGDFEKAIKEYEIALRLMPSYFGAYYNMGRAYEKLGNNALAEKYYLEAIKLKPNFPEALNNVGTLFKKQGENTKAHKYYALALALKPDFVEAINNDALLYAAEGRFDIALNDFEKAVRIDPLYEATYNNLGNLYFKLRRFPEAISHYQRAIALKPDFAEAHNNLGNCYDETGNLNDAVAQYTLAVKLKPDFAEAHNNLGTAFARVGRVAEAKIQYEEALRLKPNYEEAAYNLGLLK; encoded by the coding sequence ATGCGGCTTGGTGTAAGGTTTACGCAAAACGTCTATATTCAGGTACTAGCACTGGTGTCTCTTGTATTTCTTGCCTATTCTAACACCTTCAATGTACCGTTTATGCTTGATGATTTTGTAAATATTACTGACAATAACATAATTAAGGATTACAGAAATTTTTTAAATCCGCTCCGTGTTGGTCAAGGCAACATGGAGACGGAATTCAGGTCACGTTTTATAGGTTATCTGTCTTTTGGTATAAACTATCACTTCTCAGGTACTGATGTCAAAGCATACCACATAACAAATGTAGCAATTCATATTTTAAACACTGTTTTAGTATTTTTTTTGCTAAAGATTATATTAAAGACACCTTACTTTTCTAAAGAAGAAATACATGAGTGCAGAACTGATTTTAGTTTTTTACCCTTCCTTTCCGCCCTATTTTTTGGTTTACATCCGATTGAAACTCAGTCAATTACTTATATAGTTCAACGGTTCTCATCTCTGGCTGCTTTTTTTTGTTTGCTTTCTCTGTTTTTTTACATCAGGGCAAGATTAAATAACTATAACCGGCCTAAAGTGTTTATGGGTTATGTGCTGCCTCTTTTTTTTATGCTGCTTTCAATAAAAACAAAGGAATTAGCTGTTATTATTCCTCTTTTAATTTTTTTAATTGACACTGTTTTTTTTGGCGGCAGTATTAAAAGGAAAATATTCAATGTCTTGCCGTTTCTCTTGTTGACTCTCATCGTTCCGTTGACTATTCTGAGTAGTAATGCCAGACATTCCGATGAGTCACTTCTCAGTGAAAACCTCTTTATCGGAAGCCACGGAGTGATCACCTCTAAACACTATCTGTTAACCCAGTTCAGGGTTATTGTGAGTTATATAAGGCTTCTTTTTGTGCCTGTTGGACAAAATTTTGATTACGATTTCCCAGTCTATAAGACTCTCTTCAATCCACAGGTATTTTTCTCTTTTTTATTTCTTTCAGGTATTGTTTTATTTTCATTTTATCTATTTAAAAAATCAGGGAGAAATCCTGTAATAAGACTCATTAGTTTTGGAATATTTTGGTTTTTTATAACCCTTCTGCCAGAATCATCTGTAATTCCTATTGCAGACGTTATTTTTGAACATAGACTGTATTTACCGTCAATAGGTTTTTTAATGTCTTTTTCAGCCGGTTTAATTTTTCTGTCGGAAAAAATGAAAAAAAATACTTATAACGTATCTGGTGTTTTGGCGTTGATTCTGTTGGTCTTATTAGGTGTTTTAACTTATAAGAGGAATTCATTGTGGCAAGATGGAGTATTGATTTGGGAGGATGCAGCAAAAAAGAGTCCCCTTAAAGTTCGCCCGCACAACAGCCTTGGAAATGCTTATCTTCTAAGGGGAGATTTTGAGAAAGCCATCAAGGAATATGAAATAGCCCTGAGGTTGATGCCGTCATATTTTGGTGCATATTATAATATGGGCAGAGCTTACGAAAAACTCGGAAATAACGCTTTAGCTGAAAAGTACTACCTTGAGGCTATAAAATTGAAACCTAATTTCCCTGAGGCTCTCAATAATGTAGGCACTCTCTTTAAGAAACAGGGAGAAAACACAAAAGCGCATAAATACTATGCTTTAGCGCTGGCCCTGAAGCCTGACTTTGTTGAAGCCATCAATAATGATGCTCTGTTATATGCGGCAGAGGGCCGGTTTGATATAGCTTTAAACGACTTTGAAAAAGCTGTACGCATTGACCCCTTGTATGAGGCAACTTATAATAATCTGGGGAATCTGTACTTTAAACTCAGACGTTTCCCTGAAGCCATAAGCCACTATCAGAGGGCGATAGCACTGAAACCTGATTTTGCCGAGGCTCACAATAACCTCGGAAATTGCTACGATGAAACAGGAAACCTCAACGATGCTGTGGCGCAATACACACTTGCAGTTAAACTGAAACCAGATTTTGCAGAAGCACATAATAATTTGGGCACAGCCTTTGCTCGTGTGGGCAGAGTTGCTGAGGCAAAGATACAATATGAAGAGGCTCTTAGACTAAAACCCAATTACGAGGAGGCTGCTTATAACCTTGGGCTTCTTAAGTGA